In Fusarium oxysporum f. sp. lycopersici 4287 chromosome 11, whole genome shotgun sequence, the following are encoded in one genomic region:
- a CDS encoding hypothetical protein (At least one base has a quality score < 10) translates to MAVTSSKIPASAQGPNKPNSSHSELAWLPIIILPLLALMALVFLGAPRLCSWARYDFSLIDESTSSSSSASARHSGTQTRDLPHLNAVAPPKTSQALRSELSHEVHAAWAVPNRDMTCVICLNVVKDTDLIRHLPCEHTFHANCIAAWYFAGHDTCPICAHHFSSPKPLPQRPRPVHL, encoded by the exons ATGGCTGTAACCAGCAGCAAAATCCCCGCCTCAGCCCAGGGCCCCAACAAGCCAAACAGTAGTCACTCAGAACTTGCATGGCTCCCTATCATAATATTACctcttcttgccctcatGGCTTTGGTTTTTTTAGGTGCACCCCG GCTGTGCTCATGGGCAAGATACGATTTCTCATTGATCGATGAATCAACCAGTTCCTCGTCCTCTGCATCGGCCAGGCACTCCGGAACCCAGACCAGAGATCTGCCTCACCTGAATGCTGTCGCTCCACCCAAAACAAGCCAAGCGCTGAGATCTGAGCTCTCACATGAGGTGCATGCTGCCTGGGCGGTTCCGAACCGCGACATGACATG CGTCATTTGTCTCAATGTTGTCAAGGATACAGATTTGATCCGTCATCTACCGTGCGAGCATACATTTCATGCCAATTGCATTGCCGCTTGGTACTTTGCCGGGCACGACACATGCCCTATTTGTGCTCATCACTTTTCATCACCCAAACCCCTGCCCCAGAGACCACGCCCAGTCCACTTATAG
- a CDS encoding pyruvate decarboxylase, which translates to MSPFTVGDYLAERIAQLDVRHHFIVPGDYNLILLDKLEAHPSLTEIGCTNELNCSLAAEGYARGHGVGVCIVTYSVGAFSAFNGVGSAYAENLPVILISGSPNTNDVSQHILHHTLGEYDTTYQLEMAKKITCCAVRIRQAPHAPELIDRAIRAALTHRKPVYIEVPTNLAGETCLRPGPISSVVSAVPSDQHSLDVAVAKASDFISSRQKCVILAGPKVRRAMAQDALRQLAEAIGCAVVLQPAAKGTFPEDHAQFAGIFWGQVSTLAADTIVNWADVIICVGAIFTDYSTVGWTALPSVPQLLVDIDSVTVASKLYCSNVQMSEFLTKLAETVCWNDTTMVEYNRLRPDPTLGEPSCGPERLTRKEIARQTQVLIRLNPQTVVFADTGDSWFNSLKLSLPFGADFEIEMQWGHIGWSIPASFGYALARPRKRIVVMVGDGAFQMTAQEVSQMVRFRVPIIILLMNNKGYTIEVEIHDGLYNRVQNWDYARLVQAFGTDNEKGHALGLEAHTCEEFSKGLERAMAHTNGPTLIDCNLHQDDCSRELITWGHFVAAANARVPKKE; encoded by the coding sequence ATGTCGCCTTTCACCGTGGGTGACTACCTCGCAGAGAGGATTGCCCAACTCGATGTTCGCCATCACTTCATTGTTCCAGGAGATTAtaacctcatcctccttgacaAACTTGAAGCGCATCCATCCTTGACTGAGATCGGGTGCACCAATGAACTCAACTGCTCCCTCGCCGCCGAGGGCTATGCCCGTGGCCATGGAGTTGGTGTTTGCATCGTGACCTACAGTGTTGGtgccttctcagccttcAATGGTGTAGGCAGCGCTTATGCTGAGAACCTGCCTGTCATACTCATCAGCGGATCTCCCAATACCAACGATGTGAGCCAGCATATACTGCATCACACTCTGGGGGAATATGACACAACTTATCAGCTTGAGATGGCTAAGAAGATCACTTGCTGCGCTGTACGCATTCGTCAAGCTCCCCATGCTCCTGAGCTCATCGACCGAGCTATCCGAGCTGCTCTCACACACCGAAAGCCCGTCTACATCGAAGTGCCAACCAACTTGGCTGGCGAAACGTGTCTCCGTCCTGGGCCCATCAGCTCTGTAGTCTCAGCTGTGCCAAGCGATCAGCATTCACTCGACGTTGCTGTGGCCAAGGCATCTGATTTCATCAGCTCCAGGCAGAAGTGTGTCATTCTTGCGGGGCCAAAAGTTCGAAGGGCCATGGCGCAAGACGCCCTGCGTCAGTTGGCGGAGGCGATTGGATGTGCTGTTGTGCTACAGCCTGCTGCAAAGGGCACATTTCCTGAAGATCACGCTCAATTCGCCGGCATCTTTTGGGGTCAGGTCAGCACGCTTGCAGCTGACACAATCGTCAACTGGGCAGATGTCATCATTTGTGTCGGTGCCATCTTTACAGACTACAGCACCGTTGGATGGACGGCCTTACCCAGTGTTCCCCAACTTCTTGTCGATATCGATAGTGTGACTGTGGCGTCTAAGCTATACTGCAGCAATGTTCAGATGAGTGAGTTCTTGACCAAGCTCGCAGAAACAGTCTGCTGGAACGACACTACTATGGTCGAGTACAACCGACTCCGCCCTGATCCAACCTTGGGGGAGCCCTCTTGCGGTCCCGAGAGATTGACGAGGAAGGAGATTGCTCGACAGACACAGGTTTTGATACGCCTCAATCCTCAGACGGTCGTGTTTGCCGACACTGGAGATTCGTGGTTCAACAGCCTTAAGCTGAGCCTCCCATTCGGGGCTGATTTCGAAATCGAGATGCAGTGGGGTCATATTGGATGGTCCATCCCCGCCTCTTTCGGCTATGCCCTTGCAAGGCCTCGGAAGAGGATCGTGGTCATGGTCGGCGACGGAGCGTTTCAGATGACAGCTCAGGAGGTATCACAAATGGTTCGCTTCCGAGTGCCCATCATCATACTCCTTATGAACAACAAAGGCTACACTATCGAGGTGGAGATTCATGATGGACTCTATAACCGCGTTCAGAACTGGGATTACGCACGCCTGGTCCAGGCATTTGGCACTGACAATGAGAAGGGACACGCGCTTGGTCTGGAGGCCCATACTTGTGAGGAGTTCTCCAAGGGTCTTGAACGGGCCATGGCGCACACAAATGGCCCGACGCTTATTGACTGCAACCTTCATCAGGATGACTGTAGTAGAGAGCTAATTACCTGGGGGCATTTTGTGGCGGCTGCCAATGCGCGAGTGCCGAAAAAGGAATAG
- a CDS encoding hypothetical protein (At least one base has a quality score < 10), producing the protein MRMGLILLLAGPPGVGKTLTAESDEATVLLEKRSSDRFAQNELVSIFLNNTRVLYRHPYSYS; encoded by the exons ATGAGGATG GGGCTAATTCTCCTTCTTGCGGGTCCCCCTGGAGTGGGCAAGACTCTCACAGCTGAATCCG ACGAAGCAACTGTGTTGCTAGAGAAGCGATCTAGTGACAGGTTTGCCCAAAACGAATTAGTATCAA TTTTTCTTAACAACACTAGAGTATTATACAGACACCCTTATTCTTACAGCTAA
- a CDS encoding hypothetical protein (At least one base has a quality score < 10): protein MRHLSQCCQGYRFDPSSTVRAYISCQLHCRLVLCRARHMPYLCSSLFITQTPAPETTPSPLIEVWTDNVIYIVYIKITSRCLLSSSQLVDTTLLLSYTIP from the exons ATG CGTCATTTGTCTCAATGTTGTCAAGGATACAGATTTGATCCGTCATCTACCGTGCGAGCATACATTTCATGCCAATTGCATTGCCGCTTGGTACTTTGCCGGGCACGACACATGCCCTATTTGTGCTCATCACTTTTCATCACCCAAACCCCTGCCCCAGAGACCACGCCCAGTCCACTTATAGAAGTATGGACTGACAATGTCATTTACatagtttatattaagatCACTTCTAGATGCCTTTTGAGTAGTAGCCAGTTGGTAGATACAACGCTGCTACTCAGTTACACTATACCATAA
- a CDS encoding hypothetical protein (At least one base has a quality score < 10), with product MRAILGLLFSVAAAMAEKFTNPVIWEDLSDVEVTRAGDAYFMTASTFHYSPGAPVLRSYDLITLVNGQWGDYDYPLPKRTVPSPIGTDTFPGPNLRADWEWNHNPDTKSFTVNNGLTLKTVTVTKDLYQARNTLTHRIRGPQGTGTVLIDFSKMADGDRTGLAVLRDSSAWIGIEREGSNFNLVFNTGLSMNTDWTTKSTGSVSARQNNVSFRKVYLRVTADIRPGAAGSAVFSYSTDGNSFTNFGSTVSLGNDWQFFPGHRYGILNYATKSLGGYVLISRFDNK from the exons ATGCGTGCTATTCTTGGCCTCCTCTTTTCGGTCGCTGCCGCCATGGCAGAAAAGTTCACGAACCCTGTTATCTGGGAAGATCTCTCCGACGTGGAAGTCACTCGAGCTGGAGATGCCTACTTCATGACCGCTTCAACATTCCATTACTCCCCTGGCGCTCCAGTTCTTCGATCATACGATCTC ATCACTCTCGTCAATGGCCAATGGGGCGACTATGACTACCCACTTCCCAAGCGCACCGTTCCCAGCCCTATTGGCACTGATACCTTCCCTGGTCCCAACCTCCGAGCAGATTGGGAGTGGAACCATAACCCCGATACCAAGAGCTTTACTGTCAACAAtggcttgaccttgaagaCCGTTACTGTTACTAAGGACCTTTACCAAGCTCGCAACACCCTCACCCACCGAATCCGCGGCCCTCAAGGAACTGGCACAGTCCTCATCGACTTCTCCAAGATGGCCGATGGTGATCGTACTGGTCTTGCCGTTCTTCGCGACTCATCAGCTTGGATTGGCATAGAGCGCGAAGGAAGCAACTTCAACCTCGTTTTCAACACAGGCCTCAGCATGAACACCGACTGGACCACCAAGTCCACAGGAAGTGTTTCAGCCCGACAAAACAACGTTTCTTTCCGCAAGGTGTATCTTCGTGTCACCGCTGATATCCGCCCTGGTGCTGCTGGATCTGCTGTGTTCAGTTATAGCACTGACGGTAACAGCTTTACCAACTTTGGGTCTACAGTATCGCTTGGTAATGATTGGCAGTTCTTCCCTGGACATCGTTATGGTATTCTTAATTATGCTACAAAGAGTCTTGGCGGATATGTACTTATTTCGCGATTCGACAATAAATAA
- a CDS encoding hypothetical protein (At least one base has a quality score < 10) → MAVTSSKIPASAQGPNKPNSSHSELAWLPIIILPLLALMALVFLGAPRLCSWARYDFSLIDESTSSSSSASARHSGTQTRDLPHLNAVAPPKTSQALRSELSHEVHAAWAVPNRDMTWYVLAKIYYVPHIPHILLIVRIHPQRHLSQCCQGYRFDPSSTVRAYISCQLHCRLVLCRARHMPYLCSSLFITQTPAPETTPSPLIEVWTDNVIYIVYIKITSRCLLSSSQLVDTTLLLSYTIP, encoded by the exons ATGGCTGTAACCAGCAGCAAAATCCCCGCCTCAGCCCAGGGCCCCAACAAGCCAAACAGTAGTCACTCAGAACTTGCATGGCTCCCTATCATAATATTACctcttcttgccctcatGGCTTTGGTTTTTTTAGGTGCACCCCG GCTGTGCTCATGGGCAAGATACGATTTCTCATTGATCGATGAATCAACCAGTTCCTCGTCCTCTGCATCGGCCAGGCACTCCGGAACCCAGACCAGAGATCTGCCTCACCTGAATGCTGTCGCTCCACCCAAAACAAGCCAAGCGCTGAGATCTGAGCTCTCACATGAGGTGCATGCTGCCTGGGCGGTTCCGAACCGCGACATGACATGGTACGTTCTAGCCAAGATCTATTATGTACCACACATACCACACATTTTACTAATAGTACGTATCCATCCTCAGCGTCATTTGTCTCAATGTTGTCAAGGATACAGATTTGATCCGTCATCTACCGTGCGAGCATACATTTCATGCCAATTGCATTGCCGCTTGGTACTTTGCCGGGCACGACACATGCCCTATTTGTGCTCATCACTTTTCATCACCCAAACCCCTGCCCCAGAGACCACGCCCAGTCCACTTATAGAAGTATGGACTGACAATGTCATTTACatagtttatattaagatCACTTCTAGATGCCTTTTGAGTAGTAGCCAGTTGGTAGATACAACGCTGCTACTCAGTTACACTATACCATAA